A genomic window from Candidatus Kouleothrix ribensis includes:
- the hutU gene encoding urocanate hydratase — protein sequence MKREIHAPRGTQLSCKNWQIEAAYRMLQNNLDPQVAFDPDNLIVYGGRGRAARNWACYDAILAALRALEPDETLLVQSGKPVAVFRTHTDAPRVLLANSNIVPHWATQANFDRWERAGLMMYGQMTAGSWIYIGTQGILQGTYETFGALARQHGWGTLAGKLVLTAGLGEMGGAQPLAITMNGGVGVLVEIDRWRAERRLALRQVDLICDEIEDAMTRAEQARTAGQPLSIALIGNAAELLPELLARGVQPDVVTDQTSAHDVLYGYIPAGLSIEQAAELRARDQPEYERQAMASMARHVETMLAWQKRGAVVFDYGNNLRQRAFDYGVKNAFDYPGFVPAYIRPLFCEGQGPFRWVALSGDPEDIYATDRAVAELFPANEHLQRWLKLAREQVAFQGLPARICWLGYGERARAGLRFNQMVASGELKAPIVIGRDHLDSGSVASPNRETEAMRDGSDAIADWPLLNALVNAVGGATWVSIHHGGGVGIGYSIHAGQVIVADGTPEAARRLERVLASDPGMGVVRHADAGYPEAIAFAQANGVKIPML from the coding sequence ATGAAACGCGAGATCCACGCCCCACGCGGCACGCAGCTGAGCTGCAAGAACTGGCAGATCGAAGCTGCGTACCGTATGCTTCAGAACAACCTCGACCCACAGGTAGCCTTCGACCCCGACAACCTGATTGTGTATGGCGGGCGTGGCCGGGCCGCCCGCAACTGGGCGTGTTACGACGCGATCCTGGCGGCGTTGCGTGCGCTCGAACCCGACGAAACGCTGCTCGTGCAATCGGGCAAACCAGTGGCGGTGTTTCGCACCCACACCGACGCGCCGCGCGTGCTGCTGGCGAACAGCAATATCGTGCCGCACTGGGCCACCCAGGCGAATTTCGACCGCTGGGAGCGCGCAGGGCTGATGATGTATGGCCAGATGACTGCCGGCAGCTGGATCTACATCGGCACGCAGGGCATCCTGCAAGGCACCTACGAAACCTTCGGCGCGCTGGCGCGCCAGCACGGCTGGGGCACACTGGCAGGCAAGCTGGTACTCACGGCCGGCCTGGGCGAAATGGGCGGCGCGCAGCCGCTGGCGATCACCATGAACGGCGGCGTGGGCGTGCTGGTCGAGATCGACCGCTGGCGCGCCGAGCGGCGCCTGGCGCTGCGCCAGGTCGATCTGATCTGCGATGAGATCGAAGACGCAATGACCCGCGCCGAGCAGGCCCGCACTGCCGGCCAGCCGCTCTCGATCGCGCTGATTGGCAACGCCGCCGAGCTGCTGCCCGAGCTATTGGCGCGCGGGGTGCAACCCGACGTAGTGACCGACCAGACCAGTGCGCATGATGTGTTGTACGGCTACATCCCGGCCGGCCTCAGCATCGAGCAGGCCGCCGAGCTGCGCGCGCGCGACCAGCCCGAGTACGAGCGCCAGGCCATGGCCTCGATGGCCCGCCATGTCGAAACCATGCTGGCATGGCAGAAACGCGGCGCGGTGGTGTTCGACTACGGCAACAACCTGCGCCAGCGCGCGTTCGATTACGGCGTCAAGAACGCATTCGACTACCCCGGCTTCGTGCCGGCCTATATCCGCCCACTGTTCTGCGAGGGCCAGGGTCCATTCCGCTGGGTGGCGCTCTCGGGCGACCCCGAAGACATCTACGCAACCGACCGGGCGGTGGCCGAGCTGTTCCCCGCGAACGAGCACCTGCAGCGCTGGCTGAAACTAGCCCGCGAGCAGGTGGCCTTCCAGGGTCTGCCGGCACGGATCTGCTGGCTGGGCTATGGCGAGCGCGCCCGCGCCGGGCTGCGCTTCAACCAGATGGTCGCCAGTGGCGAGCTGAAGGCGCCGATCGTGATCGGGCGCGACCACCTCGATAGCGGGTCGGTGGCTTCACCCAACCGCGAAACCGAGGCCATGCGCGACGGCTCGGATGCCATCGCCGACTGGCCGCTGCTGAACGCGCTGGTGAATGCCGTCGGCGGGGCAACCTGGGTGAGCATCCACCATGGCGGCGGCGTTGGCATCGGCTATAGCATTCACGCCGGCCAGGTGATCGTGGCCGACGGCACGCCCGAGGCTGCGCGCCGGCTTGAGCGCGTGCTGGCGAGCGACCCTGGCATGGGTGTGGTGCGCCACGCCGACGCGGGCTACCCCGAGGCGATTGCGTTTGCTCAAGCCAATGGCGTGAAGATTCCGATGCTATAG
- a CDS encoding imidazolonepropionase, translated as MMEVDLLIHSAAQLVTCASPGGPKRGAAMRDVGVSADAAVAIDAGTIVAVGPSAALRASYSAAHEIDASGKTVCPGFVDPHTHVVFAGDRVAEFEQRIAGASYMQIMAGGGGIAFTTRATRAASLEQLVAETRPRLAAMLRLGTTTAECKSGYGLDTASELRMLAAIAALDQQQPIELVPTFMGAHALPPEFAGHPDDYVNLVVEEMIPAAAAWYRSAHFAARGTPCFADVFCEQNAFDVAQSRRVLLAARAAGMRLKAHVDEFSELGGLAMALELGAVSVDHLDASGPDGIARLAHSDAVGVVIPAVNFNLGSTHFANARAMIDAGAALALTTDINPGSAPCPSMPLVLAIACRYQRLLPAEALAAATINAAHAIGMGQRLGSLEPGKQADLLIIAARDYRHLAYQFGGNLVEQVIKRGQVVAG; from the coding sequence TTGATGGAAGTGGATTTGCTGATCCACAGCGCGGCCCAGCTGGTCACCTGCGCCAGCCCTGGCGGGCCGAAACGCGGCGCGGCCATGCGCGATGTAGGGGTATCGGCCGATGCTGCGGTAGCGATCGACGCGGGCACGATCGTGGCGGTGGGGCCAAGCGCTGCGCTGCGTGCCAGCTACAGCGCCGCACACGAGATCGACGCCAGCGGCAAAACCGTGTGCCCCGGCTTCGTCGACCCGCATACCCACGTGGTGTTTGCCGGCGACCGAGTGGCCGAGTTCGAGCAGCGCATCGCCGGCGCCAGCTACATGCAGATCATGGCCGGCGGTGGTGGGATCGCCTTCACCACCAGAGCCACGCGCGCAGCCTCGCTCGAGCAATTGGTGGCCGAGACGCGCCCGCGCCTCGCGGCGATGCTGCGGCTAGGCACCACGACGGCCGAGTGCAAGAGTGGCTATGGCCTCGACACCGCCAGCGAGCTGCGCATGCTCGCGGCCATCGCCGCGCTCGATCAGCAGCAGCCGATCGAGCTGGTGCCGACGTTCATGGGCGCGCATGCGCTGCCGCCTGAATTCGCCGGCCATCCCGATGATTATGTCAATCTGGTGGTCGAGGAGATGATCCCGGCGGCGGCTGCATGGTACCGCAGCGCCCACTTCGCCGCGCGCGGCACACCGTGCTTCGCCGATGTATTTTGCGAGCAAAACGCCTTCGACGTGGCGCAATCGCGGCGGGTGCTGCTGGCCGCGCGCGCGGCCGGCATGCGGCTGAAAGCACACGTCGACGAATTCAGCGAGCTGGGCGGTTTGGCCATGGCGCTCGAGCTGGGGGCCGTATCGGTCGATCACCTCGACGCCAGCGGGCCGGACGGGATCGCGCGGCTGGCGCACTCGGATGCGGTCGGCGTAGTGATCCCGGCGGTAAATTTCAACCTGGGCAGCACGCACTTCGCCAATGCGCGCGCGATGATCGACGCCGGCGCGGCGCTGGCGCTGACCACCGACATCAACCCTGGGTCGGCGCCCTGCCCGAGCATGCCGCTGGTGCTGGCGATCGCCTGCCGCTACCAGCGGCTGCTGCCGGCCGAGGCGCTGGCCGCCGCCACGATCAACGCCGCACACGCGATCGGCATGGGCCAGCGCCTCGGCTCGCTCGAGCCGGGCAAGCAGGCCGACCTGCTGATCATCGCGGCGCGCGACTACCGCCACCTGGCCTACCAGTTCGGCGGCAACCTGGTCGAGCAGGTGATCAAGCGCGGGCAGGTTGTTGCGGGTTAG
- the hutH gene encoding histidine ammonia-lyase: MTNHNDVILDGESLSFEQVLAVAYGQPGHPRVALSPAARAKVARAAAAVQTLLARGTVAYGITTGFGAFKDRIIAPEQVEQLQHNILVSHAVGVGAPFDTPTTRAIMLIRANTLARGHSGIRPGTLELLLSMLNSGVHPVIPCKGSLGASGDLAPLAHMVLPLIGHGSAELAGAVIPGDEALRRVGLQPTVLAAKEGLALTNGTAVMCALGVLETARAERYSQTADIAGCLSLEALHGTDLAFDARIHVLRPFPRQQECAGYLRELLHGSQLTRDHASTNVQDAYTLRCIPQVHGAVRDAIAYARWVFEIELNAVTDNPLLFIDDTTGAIEVLSGGNFHGEPLAIAMDYLALSASELGNIAERRIMRLTDDNSNTHVLPPFLTREGGLNSGFMILQYTAAALATENKVLAHPASVDTIPTSANVEDHVSMGVTAGLKLRDVIDNVERILAIELMAAAQGVDFRRQALGAQARLGRGTAAAYALIRNHVPFIERDCVMSGYVELMRQLVADGAIVAAVNQALQ; this comes from the coding sequence ATGACCAACCACAACGACGTGATCCTCGATGGCGAGTCGCTCAGCTTCGAGCAGGTGCTGGCAGTGGCCTATGGGCAGCCGGGCCACCCGCGCGTGGCGCTGAGCCCAGCCGCCAGGGCCAAGGTGGCGCGCGCAGCCGCCGCCGTGCAGACGCTGCTGGCGCGCGGGACGGTGGCCTACGGCATCACCACCGGCTTTGGCGCGTTCAAAGACCGGATCATCGCGCCCGAGCAGGTCGAGCAGCTGCAGCACAACATCCTGGTGAGCCACGCCGTCGGCGTCGGCGCGCCATTCGACACGCCAACCACGCGCGCGATCATGCTCATCCGCGCGAACACGCTCGCGCGCGGCCACTCGGGCATCCGCCCCGGCACGCTGGAGCTGCTGCTGAGCATGCTCAACAGCGGCGTTCACCCGGTCATACCCTGCAAAGGCTCGCTAGGCGCCAGCGGCGACCTGGCACCACTGGCGCATATGGTGCTGCCGCTGATCGGCCATGGCAGCGCCGAGCTGGCCGGCGCGGTGATCCCCGGCGACGAGGCGCTGCGCCGGGTGGGGCTACAGCCAACCGTGCTGGCAGCCAAAGAGGGCCTGGCGCTGACCAACGGCACCGCCGTGATGTGCGCGCTGGGCGTGCTCGAAACCGCGCGCGCCGAGCGCTACAGCCAGACTGCCGACATCGCGGGGTGTTTGAGCCTCGAGGCGCTGCACGGCACCGACCTGGCCTTCGACGCGCGCATCCACGTGCTACGGCCGTTCCCACGCCAGCAAGAGTGCGCCGGCTACCTGCGCGAGCTATTGCACGGCAGCCAGCTCACGCGCGACCACGCCTCGACCAACGTGCAAGACGCCTATACACTGCGCTGTATTCCGCAGGTGCATGGCGCCGTGCGCGACGCAATCGCCTACGCCCGCTGGGTGTTCGAGATCGAGCTGAACGCCGTGACCGACAACCCGCTGCTGTTCATCGACGACACCACCGGCGCGATCGAGGTGCTCTCGGGCGGCAACTTCCACGGCGAGCCGCTGGCGATTGCCATGGACTACCTGGCGCTCTCGGCCAGCGAGCTGGGCAATATCGCCGAGCGGCGGATCATGCGCCTGACCGACGACAACTCGAACACGCACGTGCTGCCGCCATTCCTGACGCGCGAGGGCGGGCTGAACTCGGGCTTCATGATCTTGCAGTACACCGCAGCCGCACTGGCGACCGAGAACAAAGTGCTGGCGCACCCGGCCAGCGTCGACACCATCCCAACTTCGGCCAATGTCGAAGACCACGTGAGCATGGGCGTGACGGCCGGGCTGAAGCTGCGCGACGTGATCGACAACGTCGAGCGCATTCTGGCGATCGAACTCATGGCCGCCGCCCAGGGGGTCGACTTCCGCCGCCAGGCGCTGGGCGCGCAGGCCCGGCTGGGCCGCGGCACCGCAGCGGCCTACGCACTGATTCGCAACCACGTGCCGTTCATCGAGCGCGACTGCGTCATGTCTGGTTATGTCGAGTTGATGCGCCAGCTGGTAGCCGACGGCGCGATTGTGGCGGCGGTGAACCAGGCGCTGCAGTAA
- the acpS gene encoding holo-ACP synthase yields MLYTGVDLIEIARIERAVARWGERFLLRIYTPAELGAYRARIPSLAARWAAKEATAKLLGVGLRGLGGAAPPEGAVAWTEIEVLGDARGRPTLVLHGRAAAHAHILGLGSIAISLSHTREHAIACAVAYSA; encoded by the coding sequence ATGCTGTACACCGGAGTGGATCTGATCGAAATTGCGCGGATCGAGCGGGCAGTGGCGCGCTGGGGCGAGCGCTTCCTGCTGCGGATCTATACGCCCGCCGAGCTAGGCGCTTACCGCGCACGCATACCGTCGCTGGCGGCGCGCTGGGCTGCCAAGGAGGCCACCGCCAAGCTGCTGGGGGTCGGGTTGCGCGGCCTGGGCGGGGCGGCGCCGCCCGAGGGTGCGGTGGCCTGGACGGAGATTGAGGTGCTGGGTGATGCACGCGGGCGCCCGACCCTGGTGCTGCACGGGCGTGCCGCCGCGCATGCCCACATCCTCGGGCTTGGCTCGATCGCGATCAGCCTCTCGCATACGCGCGAGCACGCAATTGCCTGCGCGGTGGCATACAGCGCTTAG
- the glnA gene encoding type I glutamate--ammonia ligase: MPRTNDEIRAIVAAQRIEFINLQFTDIVGMVKNVTIPVQQLADCLDHGVWFDGSSIEGFARVAESDMFLVPDLESYAAIPWDESAGYPTARMICDVFTPDGKPFAGDPRYILKQAVAEATRMGMVYNVGPELEFFLFKTNANGQPVADPHDVAGYFDVSTDLASHIRRQMVRALGAFGIEVEAAHHEVSVGQHEIDFKYGPALRTADHAVTFRTTLKAVAQQQGLYATFMPKPIAGINGSGMHVHQSLSDMKTGRNLFYDAADPYGLSATARHFTAGLLAHAKGMIAILAPLVNSYKRLVPGYEAPVYLSWGRTNRSALVRVPRISPQRIHATRIELRCPDPSCNPYLAFAVMLKAGLDGIKRGLPLPAATEEDLYHVDSRARNLETLPGSLGEALAELERDDVVIEALGPHVLERFVEAKRQEWDAYRIAVSQWEIERYLAVY, from the coding sequence ATGCCACGCACAAACGACGAGATCCGCGCGATTGTCGCGGCGCAGCGGATCGAGTTCATCAACCTGCAGTTCACCGACATCGTGGGCATGGTTAAAAATGTGACCATCCCAGTGCAGCAGCTGGCCGACTGCCTTGACCATGGCGTCTGGTTCGACGGCTCGTCGATCGAGGGCTTCGCGCGCGTCGCCGAGAGCGATATGTTCCTGGTGCCCGACCTCGAGAGCTACGCGGCCATCCCGTGGGACGAGAGCGCCGGCTACCCGACTGCGCGCATGATCTGCGATGTGTTCACGCCCGATGGCAAGCCGTTTGCCGGCGACCCGCGCTATATTCTCAAGCAGGCGGTGGCCGAGGCCACCCGGATGGGCATGGTCTATAATGTCGGCCCTGAGCTCGAGTTCTTTCTGTTCAAGACCAACGCAAACGGCCAGCCGGTCGCCGACCCGCACGATGTCGCCGGCTACTTCGATGTCTCGACCGACCTGGCCTCGCATATTCGGCGCCAGATGGTGCGCGCGCTCGGCGCATTTGGCATCGAAGTCGAGGCCGCGCACCACGAGGTTTCGGTCGGCCAGCACGAGATCGATTTCAAGTATGGCCCGGCACTGCGCACAGCCGACCATGCCGTGACCTTTCGCACCACGCTCAAGGCGGTTGCGCAGCAGCAGGGCCTGTACGCCACGTTTATGCCCAAGCCGATCGCCGGGATCAATGGCAGCGGCATGCACGTACACCAGAGCCTGAGCGACATGAAGACCGGGCGCAACCTGTTCTACGACGCCGCCGATCCCTACGGCCTCTCGGCCACCGCGCGGCACTTCACCGCCGGGCTGCTGGCGCACGCCAAGGGCATGATCGCCATCCTGGCGCCGCTGGTGAACTCGTACAAGCGGCTGGTGCCGGGCTACGAGGCGCCGGTATACCTGAGCTGGGGCCGCACCAACCGCTCGGCGCTGGTGCGGGTGCCGCGTATCAGCCCACAGCGCATCCACGCCACCCGCATCGAGCTGCGCTGCCCCGACCCGTCGTGCAACCCATACCTAGCATTCGCGGTCATGCTCAAGGCCGGGCTCGATGGCATCAAGCGTGGCCTGCCGCTGCCGGCCGCCACCGAAGAAGATCTGTATCACGTCGACTCCCGTGCACGCAACCTCGAAACGCTGCCCGGCTCGCTGGGCGAGGCGCTGGCCGAGCTCGAGCGCGACGATGTGGTGATCGAGGCGCTTGGCCCACATGTGCTCGAGCGCTTCGTTGAGGCCAAGCGCCAGGAGTGGGACGCCTACCGGATCGCGGTGAGCCAGTGGGAAATCGAGCGCTACCTGGCCGTCTACTGA
- the ftsY gene encoding signal recognition particle-docking protein FtsY yields the protein MFRRLFGRGQDAPRTEEEAQAEEQKIDHATEKARQGLFGQISSLFAVDDPLTEEFWDDLEALLIQADVGVETTQYLVNRTKDRSNRNGIKRVREARSMLKAEMVRVFQDQVRPPAQARPYVLLVVGVNGAGKTTLIAKLAQRMKLQFGKSVLLAAADTFRAAATEQLETWAERAGVPVITRGQGADPGAVVYDAVEAALAQDVDVLIVDTAGRLHAKANLMRELEKLRNIIRRRIPDAPHEVLLVIDATTGQNGVLQAKSFMQAVEVTDVAVTKLDGTAKGGIAFAIAQDIERPIRYIGTGEKITDLAMFDAQAFVDSLFVD from the coding sequence ATGTTCCGAAGGCTATTTGGCCGCGGCCAGGACGCGCCGCGTACCGAGGAAGAAGCTCAGGCCGAAGAGCAAAAGATCGACCACGCCACCGAGAAAGCCCGCCAGGGCCTCTTCGGCCAGATCTCGAGCCTGTTCGCGGTCGACGACCCGCTCACCGAGGAGTTCTGGGACGACCTCGAGGCCCTGCTGATCCAGGCCGATGTTGGCGTTGAGACCACGCAGTACCTGGTCAACCGCACCAAAGACCGCTCGAACCGCAATGGGATCAAGCGCGTGCGCGAGGCCCGCAGCATGCTCAAGGCCGAGATGGTGCGCGTGTTTCAAGATCAGGTGCGCCCGCCGGCCCAGGCCCGGCCGTACGTGCTGCTGGTGGTGGGGGTGAACGGCGCCGGCAAGACCACGCTGATCGCCAAGCTGGCCCAGCGCATGAAGCTGCAGTTCGGTAAAAGCGTGCTGCTGGCCGCCGCCGATACCTTTCGCGCCGCTGCGACCGAGCAGCTCGAGACATGGGCCGAGCGCGCGGGCGTGCCGGTGATCACGCGCGGCCAGGGCGCCGACCCCGGCGCGGTGGTGTACGACGCAGTCGAGGCCGCGCTGGCCCAGGATGTCGATGTGCTGATCGTCGATACTGCCGGCCGGCTGCACGCCAAGGCCAACCTGATGCGCGAGCTTGAGAAGCTGCGCAACATCATTCGCCGCCGCATCCCCGACGCGCCGCACGAGGTGCTGCTGGTGATCGATGCGACCACCGGCCAGAACGGTGTGCTCCAGGCCAAATCGTTCATGCAGGCGGTTGAAGTGACCGATGTGGCCGTCACCAAGCTCGACGGCACCGCCAAAGGCGGCATCGCCTTTGCGATTGCCCAGGATATCGAGCGGCCGATCCGCTATATCGGCACCGGCGAGAAGATTACCGATCTGGCCATGTTCGACGCGCAGGCGTTTGTCGACTCGCTGTTTGTCGACTGA
- a CDS encoding zinc ribbon domain-containing protein: protein MPIYEYICPGCNGRFQKLVRGFTDPAGLACPRCGSAEVRRAISRVSLVKSEEARFETLADPSKLADLNEQDPRSIARWAKKLGKELGDEAGDDWDAMVDQMMEEELAGEGEGEGDGSQPGGKRPKPDNLGWG, encoded by the coding sequence ATGCCAATCTACGAATACATCTGCCCTGGCTGCAACGGGCGTTTCCAGAAGCTTGTGCGCGGCTTCACCGACCCGGCCGGGCTGGCCTGCCCGCGCTGCGGCAGCGCCGAGGTGCGCCGCGCGATCTCGCGCGTGTCGCTCGTCAAGTCGGAAGAGGCGCGCTTCGAGACACTGGCCGACCCTTCGAAGCTGGCAGACCTCAACGAGCAAGACCCGCGATCGATCGCGCGCTGGGCCAAGAAGCTTGGCAAAGAGCTGGGCGACGAGGCCGGCGACGATTGGGACGCCATGGTCGACCAGATGATGGAAGAGGAGCTGGCCGGCGAGGGTGAGGGCGAGGGTGACGGCTCGCAGCCCGGCGGCAAGCGGCCCAAGCCCGACAACCTGGGCTGGGGTTAA
- a CDS encoding NAD(P)H-hydrate dehydratase: protein MRTLEQAAVDAGATWSGLIEQAGWGVAQVALRRLGPVPGKRALVLAGPGNNGSDALVVARHLHDAGVRVTLYLWRRRAAPADANWQHCRMRDIAEFAADDDAGWAELRYALGAADLVVDGLLGMGISRPVERQLAEMIAIINHTARTSIVLSIDMPTGVCSDTGAVLGAAVHADVTAATGLVKRGLLQYPGRAYAGEIILAEIGLEPEQVEALMSERIEPTWARALLPARPADAHKGTFGKVLVIAGSALYPGAASLASAAAARVGAGLVTLANGRGALAGPGRLPEVTLLPLPEADWNALGEPAADEALKHLGGYQALLVGPGLGREEPTRLFLERLLGIDAPKQRGQIGFRIGAALDRPSEKQRPELPPTVIDADALTLLSQIERWWEHLPPGRCVLTPHPGEMKRLLAVDSLDGDLAELAAQAAHSWGQIVVLKGATSVVAGPGGHTAMHDAGNPALATAGTGDVLAGAIAGLLAQGLAPFAAAGLGVYLHGAAGQLVRDDLGDMGALASDLLPRLPLAIKALKS, encoded by the coding sequence ATGCGCACACTCGAGCAGGCTGCGGTCGATGCAGGCGCCACATGGTCGGGCCTGATCGAGCAGGCCGGCTGGGGCGTGGCGCAGGTGGCGCTGCGGCGGCTTGGGCCTGTGCCCGGTAAGCGCGCCCTGGTGCTGGCCGGCCCCGGCAACAACGGCAGTGATGCGCTGGTGGTGGCGCGGCACCTGCACGATGCCGGCGTACGTGTGACGCTCTACCTGTGGCGCCGCCGCGCCGCGCCTGCCGACGCGAATTGGCAGCACTGCCGCATGCGCGACATAGCCGAGTTTGCGGCCGATGACGACGCCGGCTGGGCCGAGCTGCGCTACGCGCTGGGCGCGGCCGACCTGGTTGTGGATGGGCTGCTGGGCATGGGCATCAGCCGGCCAGTCGAGCGCCAGCTGGCCGAGATGATCGCAATCATCAACCATACCGCGCGCACGTCGATCGTTCTGAGCATCGACATGCCTACAGGTGTGTGCTCCGACACTGGCGCGGTGTTGGGCGCAGCCGTGCATGCCGATGTAACTGCCGCGACCGGGCTGGTGAAGCGCGGGCTGCTGCAATACCCTGGCCGCGCGTATGCTGGCGAGATCATACTGGCCGAGATCGGCCTGGAGCCTGAGCAGGTGGAGGCGCTGATGAGCGAGCGAATCGAGCCAACCTGGGCACGCGCGCTACTGCCGGCACGCCCGGCCGATGCACATAAAGGCACATTCGGCAAAGTCCTGGTGATCGCCGGCTCGGCGCTGTACCCCGGCGCGGCCAGCCTGGCCAGCGCGGCCGCCGCGCGGGTCGGCGCCGGCCTGGTGACGCTGGCAAACGGGCGTGGCGCGCTGGCCGGCCCCGGCCGGCTGCCCGAGGTGACGCTGCTGCCGCTGCCCGAGGCCGATTGGAATGCGCTGGGCGAGCCGGCCGCCGACGAGGCGCTCAAGCACCTGGGCGGCTACCAGGCCCTGTTGGTCGGGCCGGGCCTGGGGCGCGAAGAGCCGACGCGCCTGTTCCTCGAGCGGCTGCTGGGGATCGACGCGCCAAAGCAGCGTGGCCAGATCGGCTTCCGGATCGGCGCAGCGCTCGACCGGCCCAGCGAGAAGCAGCGCCCCGAGCTGCCGCCCACCGTGATCGATGCCGATGCGCTCACGCTGCTCAGCCAGATTGAGCGCTGGTGGGAGCACCTGCCGCCGGGGCGTTGCGTGCTGACACCGCACCCTGGCGAGATGAAGCGCCTGCTCGCGGTCGATTCGCTCGACGGCGACCTGGCCGAGCTGGCCGCGCAGGCTGCGCACAGCTGGGGCCAGATTGTGGTGCTCAAAGGCGCTACCAGCGTGGTCGCCGGGCCAGGCGGCCACACAGCCATGCACGACGCCGGTAACCCGGCGCTGGCCACCGCCGGCACTGGCGATGTGCTGGCCGGGGCGATTGCCGGCCTGCTTGCGCAGGGTCTCGCGCCGTTCGCCGCCGCCGGCCTGGGCGTCTATCTGCACGGCGCCGCCGGGCAGCTGGTGCGCGACGATCTCGGCGATATGGGCGCGCTGGCAAGCGATCTGCTGCCGCGCCTGCCGCTGGCGATCAAGGCCTTGAAGAGTTAG
- a CDS encoding protein kinase: MTNLIDTRLGQYHITEIIRRGGMSMVYKAYQDSLDRFVAVKVLSSHRDPQFAARFKREARAIAALQHHNILPVYDFGEQGDLLFLVLQYVENGTSLADMLGQPMRPGTALRLTSHVLDALDYAHKRGVIHRDIKPANVLMPSPSWPMLADFGIAKLMNDNQQRLTLANQIIGTAAYMAPEQATGRAIDARTDLYAAGVVLYELVTGRVPFDSDTPMAVLTKHVYDPPPPASSLNPDLSPMIEALLDRALAKEPAARFQTAAEMSAELSRTATLLDQQQQQSRSRMTGLYEVGLEAFQQGRYDEAVERLGKVVAFDPDYEDAHELLDAARDARERAKLEAKQHIEQLNQASPAPAAAPAPDKPKPVGLATIRLPRIDEPTPAQPVAQPAQPVAQPAQPVAQPAQPAAPATRPLDDRPGPLPAAQPDPPTAPAQPAARGRGVLVAWLIAGAVIAALVIALVVLLRDRGAGRVPAGAQIVVQAAAARPRGP, translated from the coding sequence ATGACTAACCTGATCGATACGCGCTTGGGACAATACCACATCACCGAGATCATCCGCCGCGGCGGCATGTCGATGGTGTATAAAGCCTACCAAGATTCGCTCGATCGTTTTGTGGCGGTGAAGGTGCTCTCGTCGCATCGCGACCCACAGTTCGCCGCGCGCTTCAAGCGCGAGGCGCGCGCAATCGCCGCGCTGCAACACCATAATATTCTGCCGGTGTACGATTTCGGCGAGCAGGGCGATCTGCTGTTCCTGGTGCTGCAGTATGTCGAGAACGGCACCTCGCTGGCCGATATGCTTGGCCAGCCGATGCGGCCGGGCACGGCCCTGCGGCTGACCAGCCATGTGCTGGATGCGCTCGACTATGCGCATAAGCGCGGCGTGATCCACCGCGATATCAAGCCGGCCAATGTGTTGATGCCCTCGCCGAGCTGGCCGATGCTGGCCGACTTCGGCATCGCCAAGCTGATGAACGACAACCAGCAGCGCCTGACGCTGGCGAACCAGATCATCGGCACGGCCGCGTATATGGCGCCCGAGCAGGCCACCGGCCGCGCGATCGATGCGCGTACCGATCTGTACGCGGCCGGCGTGGTGCTGTACGAGCTGGTGACCGGGCGCGTACCGTTCGACTCCGACACGCCCATGGCTGTGCTCACCAAGCATGTCTACGATCCGCCGCCGCCGGCCAGCTCACTCAACCCCGATCTCTCGCCAATGATCGAGGCACTGCTCGATCGCGCGCTGGCCAAGGAGCCGGCTGCGCGCTTCCAGACGGCCGCCGAAATGTCGGCCGAGCTCAGCCGCACCGCCACGTTGCTCGATCAGCAGCAGCAGCAGTCGCGCTCACGTATGACCGGCCTGTACGAGGTTGGGCTCGAGGCGTTTCAGCAGGGCCGCTACGACGAGGCGGTTGAGCGACTTGGCAAAGTGGTGGCGTTCGATCCCGACTACGAGGATGCCCACGAGCTGCTCGATGCCGCGCGCGATGCGCGCGAGCGCGCCAAGCTCGAGGCCAAGCAGCATATCGAGCAGCTGAACCAGGCCAGCCCGGCGCCGGCGGCTGCGCCGGCCCCTGATAAGCCCAAGCCGGTTGGCCTGGCGACCATCCGGCTGCCACGGATCGACGAGCCAACGCCGGCCCAGCCGGTCGCCCAGCCAGCCCAGCCGGTCGCCCAGCCAGCCCAGCCGGTCGCCCAGCCAGCCCAGCCGGCCGCCCCGGCCACCAGGCCGCTCGACGATCGGCCCGGCCCGCTGCCGGCTGCCCAGCCCGATCCGCCAACCGCACCGGCCCAGCCGGCAGCGCGTGGCCGCGGTGTGCTGGTCGCCTGGCTGATCGCCGGCGCGGTGATCGCGGCGCTGGTGATTGCGCTGGTTGTGCTACTACGCGATCGGGGGGCCGGCCGCGTGCCTGCGGGCGCGCAGATCGTCGTGCAGGCAGCCGCGGCACGGCCGCGCGGGCCATAG